One Desulfocurvibacter africanus subsp. africanus DSM 2603 DNA segment encodes these proteins:
- the tsaA gene encoding tRNA (N6-threonylcarbamoyladenosine(37)-N6)-methyltransferase TrmO — protein MPEESLTIIGYVRSSLQRRTDAPKQGFEGGVQACVELEPEFTAGLDGVRPGQDLLLFTWLHKARRDALQSHPRGDTSKPIAGVFSLRSPHRPNPVGMHRVRVLALDGSRLTVAPLEAIDGTPVVDIKPVLDAEGRPALPDAPSLPEADAAILREAGERAWARGLVSGFNGNLSLRRDKTMLITASGCAKGRLTQADIVHVRIADGTTLQGGPCSSETPMHLAVYRAVPGALAIVHLHPRNLLALSLMVSEDRLLALPLYEASAYRRELAFVPALNPGSQELAQAVAAALVERKAVFMHGHGLTCRGRDVFSALHLAEELEGLATIQLLTLR, from the coding sequence ATGCCTGAAGAGAGCCTGACCATCATCGGATATGTCCGCTCCTCCCTACAGCGCAGGACCGACGCGCCCAAACAGGGCTTCGAGGGCGGCGTACAGGCCTGCGTGGAGTTGGAGCCGGAGTTCACGGCCGGCTTGGACGGCGTGCGGCCCGGACAGGATCTGCTGCTGTTCACCTGGCTGCACAAGGCCCGACGGGACGCGCTCCAGAGCCATCCGCGCGGCGACACCTCCAAGCCCATAGCCGGCGTGTTCAGCTTGCGCTCGCCCCACAGGCCCAACCCTGTCGGCATGCATCGCGTGCGCGTGCTGGCCCTTGACGGCTCGCGCCTGACCGTCGCGCCCCTGGAAGCCATCGACGGCACGCCCGTGGTGGACATCAAGCCCGTGCTCGACGCCGAGGGCAGACCCGCCCTACCCGACGCACCGAGCTTGCCCGAAGCCGATGCCGCGATCCTGCGCGAGGCTGGCGAGCGGGCCTGGGCCAGGGGCTTGGTCAGCGGCTTCAACGGCAACCTGAGCCTGCGGCGCGACAAAACCATGCTCATCACGGCCTCGGGTTGCGCCAAAGGCCGCTTGACCCAGGCCGACATCGTTCACGTGCGCATCGCCGACGGAACGACACTCCAGGGCGGGCCGTGCTCCAGCGAAACGCCCATGCATCTGGCCGTATACCGCGCAGTGCCCGGAGCCCTGGCCATTGTGCACCTGCACCCGCGCAATCTGCTGGCCCTGAGCCTGATGGTCAGCGAGGACCGGCTGTTGGCCCTGCCGCTTTACGAGGCCTCGGCGTATCGACGCGAATTGGCTTTCGTTCCGGCCCTGAATCCCGGCAGCCAGGAATTGGCCCAGGCCGTGGCCGCGGCCTTGGTCGAGCGCAAGGCCGTATTCATGCACGGCCACGGTTTGACATGCCGAGGGCGGGATGTGTTTTCCGCTCTGCACCTGGCCGAGGAACTGGAAGGGCTGGCCACCATTCAATTGCTAACCTTGCGGTGA
- a CDS encoding HD-GYP domain-containing protein translates to MLYAPNRAPSAKEPKPLFFPVSPFLLFSGIQATFRVYLRQNGKYVLYTREEDRLQDTHRQKLFDMGVRSVYVLSEQKEAYESYLEEHLDAFLDNETIPSEQRAETFHSLSSGIVEEFFEHRLPTNAGGPIYDRVQKLVRSSVRFLSKSDSLRDVSRLITHTYKTYAHCLHVFIYATAIYSTMSGMDEEALVRNGLGALLHDIGKTRIDKAVLDKPGKLTDAEWAGMRQHPMHGAAICSNLPLAGDTINCILFHHERFDGGGYPAGLVGEAIPLAVRVVTVCDVYDALTSDRAYAPAVTPFEALSIMRDQMADHFDMEIYRRLVLVLSGAKVV, encoded by the coding sequence GTGTTGTACGCGCCGAACAGAGCCCCTTCCGCCAAGGAACCCAAGCCGCTCTTCTTTCCCGTATCCCCATTTCTGCTTTTTTCAGGCATTCAGGCCACATTCCGGGTCTACCTGCGCCAGAACGGCAAGTACGTGCTCTATACGCGCGAGGAAGACCGCCTCCAGGATACCCACCGGCAGAAGCTCTTCGATATGGGCGTACGCTCGGTTTACGTGCTCAGCGAGCAGAAAGAGGCCTACGAGAGCTACCTCGAAGAACACCTGGACGCCTTCCTGGACAATGAGACCATACCGAGCGAACAGCGCGCCGAGACCTTCCACAGCTTGTCCTCGGGCATCGTGGAGGAATTCTTCGAGCATCGCCTGCCCACGAACGCCGGCGGCCCCATCTACGATCGGGTACAAAAGCTGGTGCGCTCCAGCGTGCGCTTCCTGTCCAAGAGCGATTCGTTGCGGGATGTCTCCCGTCTGATCACGCACACGTACAAGACCTACGCCCATTGCCTGCACGTATTCATTTACGCCACGGCCATCTACAGCACCATGAGCGGCATGGACGAGGAAGCCCTGGTTCGCAACGGCCTTGGCGCCCTGCTGCACGATATCGGCAAGACGCGCATCGACAAAGCCGTGCTGGACAAGCCGGGTAAGCTCACGGACGCGGAATGGGCCGGCATGCGCCAACATCCCATGCATGGCGCGGCCATCTGCTCGAACCTGCCTTTGGCTGGCGACACCATCAACTGCATCCTTTTTCATCATGAGCGCTTCGACGGCGGCGGCTACCCCGCGGGGCTCGTCGGCGAGGCCATTCCCTTGGCCGTGCGCGTGGTGACGGTCTGCGACGTATATGACGCCCTGACTTCGGACCGCGCCTACGCCCCGGCCGTCACGCCTTTCGAAGCCCTGTCCATCATGCGTGATCAGATGGCCGACCATTTCGACATGGAGATTTACCGCAGGCTCGTGCTGGTGCTGAGCGGGGCCAAAGTCGTCTGA
- a CDS encoding hemerythrin domain-containing protein has protein sequence MTRKKFSVSLIALFIALLTAGVAFAQGQNQQGTAQNPENSLFYNIGNDHRDVAILFNRLETMVAEQDQMGGGQQATDTQALFDELTTALLAHGAAAEQTLYQTLADNQTNGTMDTMGSLSDLGMQLAIDLHVANLQLWELRNTTMDSGIWLSKFRVLEDNVTSHFKREVLYGYSEGMAALDDQQATQLGQQYQTIKQQTITEIESQDLNTYLEQALCEPILGEDQGFCITTDSGMNGGQTGGDQTGGGQTDDGEETTS, from the coding sequence ATGACCAGGAAGAAATTCAGCGTTAGCCTTATTGCCCTGTTTATCGCCCTGCTTACGGCCGGCGTGGCCTTTGCCCAGGGTCAGAACCAGCAGGGTACCGCGCAAAATCCGGAGAACTCGCTTTTCTACAATATCGGTAATGACCACAGAGATGTAGCCATTCTCTTCAACCGCCTTGAAACTATGGTTGCCGAGCAGGACCAAATGGGCGGAGGACAGCAAGCTACTGATACGCAGGCATTATTTGATGAATTGACCACAGCCCTGCTCGCCCATGGCGCCGCAGCGGAGCAGACCCTGTATCAGACTCTGGCTGACAATCAAACCAATGGCACCATGGACACCATGGGCAGCCTGAGTGACCTGGGCATGCAGCTCGCTATTGATCTCCATGTGGCCAACCTGCAGCTGTGGGAGCTGCGCAACACGACCATGGATTCGGGGATTTGGCTGTCCAAGTTCAGGGTCCTCGAAGACAACGTCACGAGCCACTTCAAGCGCGAAGTCCTTTACGGCTACAGCGAAGGCATGGCGGCGCTTGATGACCAGCAGGCCACCCAGCTCGGCCAGCAGTACCAGACCATCAAACAGCAGACCATCACCGAGATCGAATCCCAGGATCTGAACACCTACCTGGAGCAGGCCCTTTGCGAGCCTATCCTCGGTGAAGACCAGGGCTTCTGCATCACCACTGATAGCGGGATGAACGGTGGACAGACCGGTGGTGACCAGACCGGCGGTGGACAGACTGACGATGGTGAAGAAACCACCAGCTAA
- a CDS encoding L-lactate dehydrogenase, producing the protein MPVRKQQKVAIVGAGRVGTALAYALLIKGPAREITLANRTPERAQAEAMDLSHGLSYVSPTRVAGGGYEMCDNADVVVLTAGAAQKEGETRLDLVRKNAEITKKIIPEVLSRSPSPIFIVVTNPVDVLTYVALKESGLPASRVIGSGTVLDTARFSYSLGRHFEVDTRNVHAYIVGEHGDSEVPLWSRANIAGVPVDEYGRLRGMDVGPEFRRKMADEVRTAAYHIIERKEATYWGIGLAVTRIIEAILKNQHSVLTVSALVRDYYGISDVCLSLPSVVGQNGIEAEVTAKLADEEIERLRDSASVIQDSLRSIGYSGREYHRAAASG; encoded by the coding sequence ATGCCTGTTCGCAAACAACAGAAGGTCGCCATAGTCGGCGCCGGCCGGGTCGGTACGGCCCTGGCCTACGCCCTGCTCATCAAGGGCCCGGCCCGCGAGATCACCCTGGCCAACCGCACGCCCGAGCGAGCCCAGGCCGAAGCCATGGACCTGTCCCATGGTCTGTCCTACGTCTCGCCCACCCGCGTGGCCGGCGGCGGCTACGAAATGTGCGATAATGCCGACGTGGTGGTGCTCACGGCCGGCGCGGCCCAGAAAGAGGGCGAAACGCGCCTGGATCTTGTGCGCAAGAATGCCGAGATCACCAAAAAGATAATACCCGAGGTGCTCTCGCGCAGCCCATCGCCCATTTTCATCGTGGTCACAAACCCAGTGGACGTGCTGACATACGTGGCTCTCAAGGAATCGGGCCTGCCCGCCTCGCGTGTCATCGGCTCGGGCACGGTGCTCGATACCGCGCGCTTCAGCTATTCCCTTGGCCGCCACTTCGAGGTGGATACGCGCAACGTGCACGCCTACATCGTGGGCGAACACGGCGACAGCGAAGTGCCACTGTGGAGCCGGGCCAACATCGCCGGTGTGCCTGTCGACGAGTACGGCCGTTTGCGCGGCATGGATGTTGGACCAGAGTTCCGCAGGAAGATGGCCGACGAAGTGCGCACCGCCGCCTACCACATCATCGAGCGCAAGGAGGCCACCTACTGGGGCATCGGCCTGGCCGTGACGCGCATCATCGAGGCCATCCTCAAAAACCAGCACAGCGTGCTCACGGTTTCGGCCCTGGTGCGCGACTATTACGGCATCTCCGACGTATGCCTGTCATTGCCGAGCGTCGTTGGCCAGAACGGCATCGAGGCCGAGGTTACGGCCAAGCTGGCGGACGAGGAGATCGAAAGGCTGCGCGACTCGGCCAGCGTCATCCAGGACAGCCTGCGTTCCATCGGCTACTCGGGCCGGGAGTATCACCGGGCAGCGGCCAGCGGGTAG
- a CDS encoding cytochrome P460 family protein: MRGKCFMLLAGLAVLAAPILGSAAQEASTLPRAEAQAVYTYMTKTSPYQQWSLWPGKDKLYPGTQPHGALLTSYVNEIAAKTLKDHKQAQGLPDGAMIVKENYSPDKKLMAVTAMYKKQGFAPQSGDWFWIKWMPDGKVEAAGKVSDCIKCHEQAKGSDYLFTAAKAGH, encoded by the coding sequence ATGCGAGGAAAGTGCTTTATGCTGTTGGCCGGCTTGGCCGTGTTGGCGGCCCCAATCCTGGGATCCGCCGCGCAGGAGGCCTCTACCCTGCCTAGAGCCGAGGCCCAGGCCGTGTACACGTACATGACGAAGACGAGTCCCTATCAACAGTGGAGCCTGTGGCCTGGCAAGGACAAGCTCTATCCGGGCACGCAGCCCCATGGCGCGCTGCTCACGTCATACGTGAACGAGATTGCCGCCAAGACCCTCAAGGACCATAAGCAGGCCCAAGGGCTCCCCGACGGAGCCATGATCGTCAAGGAAAACTACTCGCCCGACAAGAAGCTCATGGCTGTCACGGCCATGTACAAGAAGCAGGGTTTCGCCCCGCAGTCCGGCGATTGGTTCTGGATCAAGTGGATGCCTGACGGCAAAGTCGAAGCAGCTGGGAAAGTGAGCGACTGCATCAAGTGCCATGAGCAGGCCAAGGGCAGCGATTACCTGTTCACTGCAGCCAAGGCCGGGCATTAG
- a CDS encoding SLC13 family permease gives MYSRGKLLGLFLGPALFALILLLPTPEGMPVAAQRCAAVTVLMATWWITECIPIPATSLLPIVLFPFLAIMPSSKATLPYANHLIYLFMGGFFIAVTMERWNLHRRIAMHTIRIMGTSPSRIILGFMVATAFLSMWVSNTATTMMMVPIGLAIIKSTMSLDREIDASELRNNRFATALMLGIAYAASIGGVGTIIGTPPNTVMVAQLDKLYGHTISFAGWMALGVPLSIIFLILTWIVLTKIVFPIKGDILQGRGQEVIRTEIAKLGAMKKEEKIIVLVGSIVATTWIVMGFFAKTALFKNVSDASIGIAGALLFFIIPSNLKEGRFMLDWKTAVKIPWDVILLFGGGLALADGFQNTGLAAWLAGLLVALKGVPLIVAILAVTLLVIFLTEITSNTAVATLMIPIMAATAIALGVHPYATIVPACIAASYAFMLPVATPPNAVIFGSGAVTIGQMARTGFILNIVGTFLITGFVYYVMAWIFGLELTVIPEWAMAQVPPAQ, from the coding sequence ATGTACAGTCGAGGGAAGTTGTTGGGTTTGTTCCTAGGGCCGGCGCTCTTCGCCCTGATTCTATTGTTGCCCACTCCGGAGGGCATGCCGGTGGCCGCGCAGCGCTGCGCCGCCGTTACGGTGCTCATGGCGACCTGGTGGATCACCGAATGCATCCCCATCCCCGCCACTTCGCTCCTGCCCATTGTCCTTTTTCCGTTTCTGGCGATCATGCCCAGCTCCAAGGCCACGCTGCCCTATGCAAACCATCTGATATATCTTTTCATGGGCGGCTTCTTCATCGCCGTGACCATGGAGCGCTGGAACCTGCACCGGCGCATCGCCATGCACACCATCCGTATCATGGGCACAAGCCCCTCGCGCATTATCCTCGGCTTCATGGTCGCCACGGCCTTCCTATCCATGTGGGTGTCCAACACCGCCACGACCATGATGATGGTGCCCATCGGCCTGGCGATCATCAAGTCGACCATGTCGCTTGACCGGGAGATCGACGCTAGCGAATTGCGCAATAACCGTTTCGCCACGGCGCTCATGCTCGGCATCGCCTACGCGGCTTCCATCGGCGGAGTGGGCACCATTATAGGCACGCCCCCCAACACGGTCATGGTCGCCCAGCTCGACAAGCTCTACGGCCACACCATCAGCTTCGCGGGTTGGATGGCCCTGGGCGTTCCTCTTTCGATCATCTTCCTCATCCTGACCTGGATCGTGCTCACCAAAATCGTGTTCCCCATCAAGGGCGACATCCTGCAGGGCCGTGGGCAGGAGGTCATCAGGACAGAGATCGCCAAGCTCGGGGCCATGAAGAAGGAAGAGAAGATCATCGTCCTGGTGGGCTCCATCGTGGCCACGACCTGGATCGTCATGGGCTTCTTCGCCAAGACCGCCCTCTTCAAGAACGTGTCCGACGCCTCCATCGGCATCGCCGGCGCGCTGCTCTTCTTCATCATCCCGTCGAATCTCAAGGAAGGCCGCTTCATGCTCGACTGGAAGACGGCGGTGAAGATTCCCTGGGACGTCATCCTGCTCTTCGGCGGCGGTTTGGCCCTGGCCGACGGCTTCCAGAACACGGGCCTGGCCGCCTGGCTGGCCGGGCTGCTCGTGGCCCTCAAGGGCGTGCCGCTTATCGTGGCCATCCTGGCCGTGACCTTGCTGGTCATCTTCCTGACCGAGATCACCTCCAATACCGCGGTAGCCACGCTAATGATCCCCATCATGGCCGCAACCGCCATCGCCTTGGGTGTGCATCCCTACGCGACCATCGTGCCCGCTTGCATCGCAGCGTCCTATGCCTTCATGCTGCCCGTGGCCACGCCGCCAAACGCGGTTATCTTCGGCTCGGGAGCGGTGACCATAGGCCAGATGGCCAGGACCGGCTTCATCCTGAACATCGTCGGCACGTTCCTGATCACCGGCTTCGTATACTATGTCATGGCCTGGATCTTCGGTCTTGAGCTGACCGTCATTCCAGAGTGGGCCATGGCCCAGGTTCCGCCTGCCCAGTAG
- a CDS encoding cysteine hydrolase family protein, with protein sequence MLDKYTQPDFTRSALLTIDLQNDFAGPKACLTMSGCQPVLERVSLLVSAFRKRGLPMVHVVRIYLPDGSNVDLCRRKALEEGARIVLPRTTGAELVREIRPSTGLDFNGLQEGKLQQFSSNEFAVYKPRWGAFYKTALEDFLRDRGVNTLIITGAFFQRCVLATIFEASERDFRIVAVRDGIVGMHEQGAAELEDIGVTVLDAVDFLDALSGSVN encoded by the coding sequence ATGCTCGACAAATACACCCAGCCCGACTTCACCCGCAGCGCGCTCTTGACCATCGACCTGCAGAACGACTTCGCCGGTCCCAAGGCGTGCCTGACCATGTCTGGTTGCCAACCGGTGCTGGAACGGGTCAGCTTGCTGGTGTCCGCCTTCCGCAAGCGCGGCCTGCCCATGGTGCACGTGGTCAGGATCTACCTGCCCGACGGCTCCAACGTGGATTTGTGCCGCCGCAAGGCCTTGGAGGAGGGCGCACGCATCGTCCTGCCGCGCACGACCGGCGCCGAGCTTGTCCGCGAGATACGCCCCTCGACGGGCCTGGACTTCAATGGGCTGCAGGAAGGCAAGCTCCAGCAATTCTCATCCAACGAGTTCGCCGTGTACAAACCCCGCTGGGGCGCCTTCTACAAAACGGCCCTGGAGGATTTTCTGCGTGACAGGGGCGTGAACACGCTCATCATCACCGGTGCTTTCTTCCAGCGTTGCGTGCTGGCCACCATCTTCGAGGCCAGCGAGCGCGACTTCCGCATCGTGGCCGTGCGCGACGGCATCGTAGGCATGCACGAGCAGGGTGCGGCGGAGTTGGAGGACATCGGCGTGACCGTGTTGGATGCAGTCGACTTCCTGGACGCCCTGAGCGGAAGCGTGAACTGA
- a CDS encoding DUF2959 domain-containing protein, with the protein MSYWKRATTRSLLVALMAALLAAVWGCQSTYYAAMEKVGVPKRDILVDRVESARDSQKQAQEQFASALDRFDQVLGFEGGELEDKYNALQAELDASEAKAEAVRERVDLVEDVAEALLDEWEDELSEYTDRTLRARSKARLAETRKRYAQLMTAMRVAEKRMDPVLATFNDQVLYLKHNLNARAVASLKGELTEVETDVRALLRAMDKSIREADVFLAAMERQEARE; encoded by the coding sequence ATGTCATATTGGAAACGAGCGACGACACGTTCCCTGCTCGTCGCGCTCATGGCCGCGCTTCTGGCTGCTGTATGGGGCTGCCAATCGACCTACTATGCAGCCATGGAGAAGGTCGGCGTGCCCAAACGCGACATTCTCGTGGATCGGGTCGAATCCGCCCGTGACAGTCAGAAGCAGGCCCAGGAGCAGTTCGCCTCGGCTCTGGATCGTTTCGATCAAGTGCTGGGGTTTGAAGGCGGCGAGTTGGAGGACAAATATAACGCCCTGCAGGCAGAGTTGGACGCCAGCGAAGCCAAGGCCGAGGCCGTGCGCGAACGTGTGGACTTGGTGGAGGACGTGGCCGAGGCCTTGTTGGACGAGTGGGAGGATGAGCTGAGCGAGTACACCGACAGGACCTTGCGCGCCCGGAGCAAGGCCCGTCTGGCCGAAACGCGCAAACGCTACGCTCAACTGATGACCGCCATGCGCGTCGCCGAAAAGCGCATGGACCCGGTGCTGGCCACCTTCAACGACCAGGTGCTCTACCTCAAGCACAACCTCAACGCCCGGGCCGTGGCTTCGCTCAAGGGCGAGTTGACCGAGGTGGAGACCGACGTGCGGGCCTTGTTGCGGGCCATGGATAAATCGATTCGCGAGGCTGATGTCTTTCTGGCGGCCATGGAACGCCAGGAAGCTCGGGAGTGA
- a CDS encoding rhodanese-like domain-containing protein, with protein MQERDRQREKQRAQAEAQQAEMGIKGSGSVDNPVSPDYRGEMAVPGSDAKPMGYGDMSAEELRRRLPDVTVLDLSKTRASPEEMKIAGALIKDPDRVDWANDLPKGRVYVLYDESPDQIISSRVADRLIGAGHDQVFVLQGGIHQWKKSGLPLEPRSTTAVSGQSPSRSDTSH; from the coding sequence ATGCAGGAGCGGGATAGGCAAAGGGAGAAGCAGCGTGCGCAGGCCGAGGCTCAACAGGCCGAAATGGGCATCAAGGGCAGTGGCAGCGTGGACAATCCTGTTAGCCCCGATTACCGCGGCGAGATGGCCGTGCCTGGATCCGACGCCAAGCCCATGGGCTACGGCGACATGAGCGCCGAGGAATTGCGCAGGCGGCTGCCGGACGTGACGGTGCTCGATCTGAGCAAGACGCGTGCTTCGCCCGAGGAGATGAAGATCGCCGGCGCGCTCATTAAGGACCCGGATCGAGTGGATTGGGCCAATGACTTGCCCAAAGGCAGAGTCTACGTGTTGTATGACGAATCCCCGGATCAGATCATAAGCAGCAGAGTGGCGGATCGCCTCATCGGCGCGGGCCATGATCAGGTTTTTGTGCTTCAGGGCGGGATACATCAATGGAAAAAGTCAGGGCTGCCATTGGAGCCTAGGAGCACGACGGCCGTAAGCGGCCAGTCTCCGTCTCGATCCGATACCTCGCACTAG
- a CDS encoding HD-GYP domain-containing protein, which yields MYLKVPVHDLQIGMYVVNTGLSRSDDPNLYSVEGLITSEAEIRAIKADGYQEVIIDMDRTMVRLHASVGQSEDSSHTFPTIGTSAACGMSGQNQTSLSDELPKAEKALGEMLRFVREFTRDIRLGKQIDVIASGAIVEGVVDSVSRNSQAMLGLCKLRSFDEYTYTHSLNVSVLAVVYGKCLSLPREQLRELGLAGMFHDVGKTAVPEQILNKPGKLTHDEFEIMKTHPAKGRAMLFRIGDLSREILDGVLHHHERHNGKGYPNGLTGSQLGLFPRIIGMVDVYDALTSRRCYKLGMIPNKALSLMFGLRGEDFEAGHLDRFIKCLGIYPLGSFVRLDNGLRGFVVETVDNSPLRPKVKLFFDNAMRKITPKELDLSDYTTPAIIECLDPARFDINPADYVFTT from the coding sequence ATGTATCTGAAGGTTCCGGTTCATGACTTGCAAATAGGCATGTACGTCGTCAACACCGGTCTGTCGCGGAGTGATGATCCCAACCTGTATTCCGTCGAAGGACTCATCACCTCCGAAGCTGAAATCCGAGCCATCAAAGCCGACGGTTATCAAGAAGTCATCATCGACATGGACAGGACCATGGTGCGCCTGCACGCCTCCGTTGGGCAATCCGAAGACAGTTCACATACATTCCCGACCATCGGGACTTCCGCGGCCTGCGGCATGTCCGGACAAAACCAGACTTCTTTATCCGATGAACTGCCCAAGGCCGAAAAGGCCCTTGGTGAAATGCTCCGCTTCGTGCGGGAGTTCACGCGCGACATACGGCTGGGCAAGCAGATCGACGTGATCGCCTCCGGAGCCATTGTGGAAGGCGTCGTGGACAGCGTCAGCCGCAACAGCCAAGCCATGCTCGGCCTGTGCAAGCTCAGATCCTTCGACGAATACACCTATACGCATTCCCTCAACGTGTCGGTTTTGGCCGTGGTCTATGGCAAATGCCTGAGCTTGCCGCGGGAACAATTGCGCGAGCTGGGCTTGGCCGGCATGTTCCACGACGTCGGCAAGACCGCCGTGCCCGAGCAGATATTGAACAAGCCGGGCAAGCTCACGCACGATGAATTCGAGATAATGAAGACTCACCCGGCCAAAGGCAGGGCCATGCTGTTCAGGATCGGAGACCTGTCCCGCGAGATCCTGGACGGTGTGCTGCACCATCACGAGCGGCACAACGGCAAAGGGTATCCCAACGGCCTGACCGGCAGCCAATTGGGCCTGTTCCCCAGGATCATCGGCATGGTCGACGTATATGACGCGCTTACCAGCCGGCGCTGCTACAAGCTGGGCATGATCCCGAACAAGGCGCTTTCGCTCATGTTCGGCCTGCGCGGCGAGGATTTCGAGGCAGGGCACCTGGACCGCTTCATCAAGTGCCTGGGCATCTATCCCCTGGGCAGCTTCGTGCGGCTGGACAACGGCCTGCGCGGCTTCGTCGTCGAAACCGTGGACAACAGCCCGCTACGGCCCAAGGTCAAGCTCTTCTTCGACAATGCCATGCGCAAGATAACTCCCAAGGAGTTGGATCTTTCCGATTACACCACCCCCGCCATTATCGAATGTCTCGATCCCGCCAGGTTCGACATCAATCCGGCCGACTACGTATTCACTACGTAA
- a CDS encoding symporter small accessory protein, with protein MLGFGSLEVALAYWACLAATTLCVAFGVLNWNKRGEPDKVKLKKFVLPKADSEKSA; from the coding sequence ATGCTCGGATTCGGCAGCCTCGAAGTGGCCTTGGCGTATTGGGCCTGCCTGGCGGCAACGACCCTGTGCGTCGCTTTCGGCGTGCTTAACTGGAACAAGCGCGGCGAGCCGGACAAGGTCAAGCTCAAGAAGTTCGTCCTACCCAAGGCGGACAGCGAGAAGAGCGCCTAG